A window of Mycobacterium bourgelatii genomic DNA:
ACCGTCACCGCCGTCATCCCCGTTGGCTCAAGGCCGGACGGAGTGGCGGTCAGTCCCACTGGCCCCGCCGCCGGCCATGTCTACGTCGCCAACTCGTTGAGCGACACAGTGTCGGTAATCGACCCGGACAGCAATACCGTCACGGCCACCATCTCCGTCGGTGAGAGCCCGAACGGAGTGGCGGTCAGCTCCACCGGACCCGCCGCCGGCCACGTCTACGTCACCAATACATCCAGCGACACGGTGTCGGTGATAGACCCCGCAACCAATATGGTCACGACCACCATCCCCGTCGGTGACGAACCGGTCGGCGTAGCGGTCAGCCCCCTGACCGGCACCATTTACGTCGGCAATTCGGCCAGCGGCACAGTGTCGGTGATCGACCCCGCCACCAACAACGTCACCGCCACCATCCCCGTCGGCAACTTTCCGATTGCGGTGGCGGTCAACCCCGACACCGGCGTCATCTACGTCGCCAACGCGTTCAGCGGAACGGTGTCGGTGATTGACCCCGCCGCCAATACCGTCACCGCGACAATCGCCTTCGGCGATGTCCCGCTAGGGGTGGCCGTGGACGCCTTCACCGGCGCCATCTACGTCCCCCTACTTGGCCAGAGCGCGGTATCCGTGATCGACCCTGCGACGAACGCCGTGGTCGGCATCGTTCCAATCGGCGACAGCCCATCCGGTGTCGCGGTCAGCCCCACCAGTCCCGGCTTCGGCAATGTGTATGTCACCAATTCCGCCGACAGGGTTTCGGTGATCACCTAGACGGTTGGCGGGCGGCGGCGAGGGGCGAGGATTGTGCGCGCGACGAGCTCCGCATCGTCCCGCATCGGCATGTGGCCGACGTCCGCGAACCACAACCGCAGCGGCAATCTCGATGCGTCAGCAGCCACGACCCGTGGGCCGAACACCACGACCCCGCCGAGATTGCCGTGAGGGCTGTGCGCGGGCCGCAAACCACAACCGCAGCGGCAATCTCGATGCGCTAGCAGCGCCACAAACAGAGCGCGCCCGAAGAGATTCGAACTCCCAACCTTCTGATCCGTAGTCAGATGCTCTATCCGTTGAGCTACGGGCGCCTTACCTATTCAGTTATGTCCTCGAAAGGACCAGCGGAGGCGAGAGGATTTGAACCTCCGGTTCCCTTTAAGGGGAACAACTCATTAGCAGTGAGCCCCATTCGGCCGCTCTGGCACGCCTCCTTGAACTTCATGAGGGTACCCGACCCCAAAACCCGCAGCCGCCGGAGGCATAGCGTACACATCGGCAACATATGCTGTCGAAGTGACTGCCCGCCTGCGGCCCGAGTTGGCCGGGCTTCCAGTTTACGTTCCCGGCAAAACCGTGCCAGGTGCTATCAAACTGGCAAGCAACGAAACCGTGTTCGGACCACTACCCAGTGTCCGCGCGGCCATCGAGCGCGCAACCGACGTCATCAACCGCTACCCCGACAACGGGTGCGTGCAGCTCAAGGCCGCCCTGGCCAAGCACGTGAGCGCCGCGGGAGGACCCGATTTCGCACCCGAACACATCGCGGTGGGTTGCGGGTCGGTCAGCCTGTGCCAGCAACTGGTGCAGATCACCGCGGCGCCCGGCGATGACGTGGTCTTCGGCTGGCGCAGCTTCGAGCTGTACCCGCCGCAGGTCCTCACCGCCGGCGCCACGCCCATCCAGGTGCCACTGACCGACCACACCTTCGACCTCTACGCGATGCTGGCCGCCGTCACCGAGCGCACCCGGCTGATCTTGGTCTGCAACCCCAACAATCCGACGTCCACCGTCGTCGATCCCGAGGCGCTGACCCGTTTCGTCGAGGCCGCGCCCTCGGACGTCCTGATCGCCATCGACGAGGCCTACGTCGAGTACATCCGGGACGGGATGCGCCCCGACAGCCTGGGACTCGTTCACTCCCATCCGAACGTCGTTGTGCTGCGGACGTTTTCCAAGGCCTACGGGCTGGCCGGGCTGCGCATCGGCTACGCCGTCGGCCACCCCGACGTGATCACCGCGCTGGACAAGGTCTACGTGCCGTTCACCGTGTCGAGCGTCGCGCAGGCGGCCGCCATCGCCTCGATCGAGGCCGCCGACGAACTGCTGGCCCGCACCGACGCCGTGGTCGCTGAGCGCACCCGGGTCAGCGCCGAATTACGCGCTGCCGGCTTCACGCTGCCACCCTCACAGGCGAATTTCGTCTGGCTGCCACTGGGCGCCAGGACCAGGGACTTCGTAGAGCAGGCCGCGAACGCGCGGATCGTGGTCAGACCCTATGGCGACGATGGCGTTCGGGTAACCGTCACGGCCAAACCGGAAGAGAACGATGCGCTGCTGCGGTTCGCGCGCAGCTGGAAGGCGGACCAGGGAGACCAATGAGCTCGGCACGGGAGAAGTTCAACGAGTTGAAGGCGCGCACCGGCAAGATTGCCGACGCCGAACTGGACGAATTCTGGGAGACCCTCGCGCCCATGACGCTCGACGGCATGATCGGCGAATGGAAGGGCGGCGAGTTCGACACCGGACACAGGATGAACTGGCAGTTGGAGAAGGCCCGGTGGTTCGGCAAGACCTTCAAGTCGGTCAACGAC
This region includes:
- a CDS encoding pyridoxal phosphate-dependent aminotransferase; the encoded protein is MTARLRPELAGLPVYVPGKTVPGAIKLASNETVFGPLPSVRAAIERATDVINRYPDNGCVQLKAALAKHVSAAGGPDFAPEHIAVGCGSVSLCQQLVQITAAPGDDVVFGWRSFELYPPQVLTAGATPIQVPLTDHTFDLYAMLAAVTERTRLILVCNPNNPTSTVVDPEALTRFVEAAPSDVLIAIDEAYVEYIRDGMRPDSLGLVHSHPNVVVLRTFSKAYGLAGLRIGYAVGHPDVITALDKVYVPFTVSSVAQAAAIASIEAADELLARTDAVVAERTRVSAELRAAGFTLPPSQANFVWLPLGARTRDFVEQAANARIVVRPYGDDGVRVTVTAKPEENDALLRFARSWKADQGDQ